In the Besnoitia besnoiti strain Bb-Ger1 chromosome XII, whole genome shotgun sequence genome, one interval contains:
- a CDS encoding putative glutamic acid-rcih protein (encoded by transcript BESB_023990), with product MATSRSVLGGRRPAPSSSLGSLSSLPAPAFSAPSRRPASYLSAAFSGENVSPSMLAKKRMQPAQTFSAAPLSRGVPGRGLSRLVHATLGVSSFSASLSSSLSHSAASFAAAAPSSANATAAKPSSACGDKQAARLRSPPGGAAREGGATDADTHARGASTGGESGALGSKGSLGPSLKEHSALSAAAQTGSALAKAAHGAKSAPLNAPPSASSRASSAGAAEAPASSPRRTRDSARATETGPRGGKRERGAQRRRSAGEGARLSEGERGKKPEERYRRRGRGGRASDGVQRSASPETRNGEQRDKRRARGEEEADPREKQSHADLEEEERAARRRRTVLREATKIAKEGFLMSREALALKVAESGYEVSWGATCTPLTVEKEFMGGVIILNAGASFGPVNTQEGLTRLFVLACEDGKLQFESGLKGSCARVSQYSELLVSPFSAYALTNRSKTQPARLLLMSNGVEEARFQPSRFLPEVKQN from the exons ATGGCGACGAGCCGCAGTGTGctgggcgggcggcggcctgcgccttcttcttctctcggctcgctgtcatctctgccggcgcccgcgtttTCCGCGCCCAGCCGGCGGCCGGCGTCCTACCTGAGCGCGGCGTTTTCTGGGGAAAACGTCTCGCCCTCGATGCTCGCCaagaagcgcatgcagcccgcGCAGACCTTCTCCGCTGCTCCTCTCAGCCGCGGGGTCCCCGGCCGTggcctcagccgcctcgTGCATGCCACGCTTGGCGtctcgtctttctctgcttctctctcgtcttcgctctcgcattctgccgcgtccttcgccgcggcggcgccctcgtctgcgAACGCGACTGCCGCCAagcccagcagcgcctgTGGAGACaagcaggccgcgcggctcagGAGCCCTCCAGGGGGCGCAgcaagagaaggcggcgcgactgacgcagacacacacgctcgcggcgcctcaaCCGGCGGCGAGTCAGGCGCCCTAGGCAGTAAAGGCAGCCTGGGGCCGTCGCTGAAGGAGCActcggcgctctccgccgccgcgcagaccgGCAGCGCGCTCGCGAAAGCCGCACACGGAGCAAAGTCTGCGCCTCTGAACGCCCCGCCGTCGGCTTCGTCACGCGCATCTTCCgctggggcggcggaggcgcccgcgagctcgccgcggcggacacgagacagcgcgcgggcgacggagacagggcCGCGCGGTGGCAAgcgggagcgcggcgcgcagaggcgcaggagcgccggggagggcgcgcggctgagcgagggagagcgaggcaaAAAACCGGAGGAGAGATACCGGCGCAggggacgaggcggaagggcgagcgacggcgtccAACGCAGCGCAAGCCCCGAGACCCGCAACGGCGAGCAAAGAGACaaacgacgcgcgcgaggggaggaggaagcagatcCGCGCGAGAAACAGTCGCACGCAGacctcgaggaagaagaaagagctgcccggcggagacgcacggtgcttcgcgaggcgacgaaaaTCG CGAAAGAAGGCTTCTTGAtgtcgcgcgaggctctgGCCTTGAAGGTCGCGGAGAGTGGCTACGAGGTTTCTTGGGGCGCGACCTGCA CGCCGTTGACCGTGGAAAAGGAGTTCATGGGCGGCGTGATCATCCTCaacgcgggcgcctcgttcGGTCCCGTCAACACGCAAGAAGGCTTGACG CGTTTGTTCGTCTTGGCGTGCGAAGACGGAAAGCTTCAGTTCGAGTCGGGTCTTAAAGGGtcttgcgcgcgcgtctcccagt ATTCCGAACTCCTCGTCTCCCCGTTCAGCGCATATGCCCTGACGAATCGCAG CAAGAcgcagcctgcgcgtctcttgcTCATGTCCAacggcgtggaggaggcCCGGTTTCAGCCGTCGCGGTTCCTTCCAGAAGTGAAGCAAAACTAA
- a CDS encoding hypothetical protein (encoded by transcript BESB_024000): MPLLQLDTFTTDDALHVVLVAPKLSASSNLDGGLILEMAAAHMLRGLFDLDGISQDEVQAGAPEQNERTAKPAADRTDLRFTLAPADSELTSVSQQNLKRQIESDPTLLDALKHAYLAQLNGLMTLADLDGGATEKRARKSTLRGIEAVALEDFLNPGADDLTGTTLRLVPPEERPRVAQIMEGMTRLQLAHIYYISHLAPDTIKNARDLLDCLARAARKQTSSSDGRGGIPALRSRREVEGAPVDVCSEGLTGDELVRKIPVYGTLLIRDSRGQVLFNPRGVISPHTVLSIVKPRYTHADDRRKWLPASADNLPRHGADIVLVELTMMTLNGKVIVDQEMNPLRLRRLASLPSRTKVHQEENLMPVLQPVTKVFGHLAGLLPGKVNKACKGLRYLLLLHARDLDLRPRLEDDLKGSSPADSVKPTPLREAEMFLISAIAYTANVDATKVLLCSIRHSPTTVAFRIDTDEYNDPIQGASSWREAMSSHFAPVRSLFDVDLSLPAAFTLAASEHADPEQTTESETAYESDILLDFLDLKSARQGLTTARESSPATATAAQASERFLSPRDGRGKNTADEADEKPGGAHLDGSKQSAGETGEAGDPHRGIAGRSQGDPGLFPIRIPTWVWSLVGVGLCLLLAVVVVVVVLFAYYLRDKKAASQLGAADDIGGSKHGVHGVGALSHEAPYLYPVRLESFN; the protein is encoded by the exons ATGCCATTGCTCCAGCTAGATACCTTCACAACAGATGACGCTCTGCACGTTGTTCTCGTGGCACCCAAGTTGTCGGCGTCCTCCAATCTGGATGGGGGACTCATTTTGGAAATGGCTGCAGCGCACATGCTCAGAGGCCTGTTCGACCTGGATGGAATCTCGCAAGACGAAGTACAGGCGGGTGCACCAGAGCAAAACGAGCGAACTGCAAAACCGGCGGCCGATCGCACTGATCTTCGCTTCactctcgcgcccgccgatTCGGAGCTCACAAGCGTGAGTCAGCAGAATCTGAAGCGGCAGATAGAAAGCGACCCAACTCTCCTGGATGCCCTAAAACACGCTTACCTCGCACAGCTGAATGGCTTGATGACGCTTGCTGACTTAGATGGAGGAGCAACTGAAAAGAGAGCTCGCAAGTCGACACTTCGAGGAATAGAAGCCGTAGCGCTTGAAGACTTTCTGAATCCTGGTGCAGATGACCTTACCGGAACCACACTGAGGCTCGTTCCCCCTGAGGAAAGACCCAGAGTGGCTCAGATAATGGAGGGAATGACACGGCTTCAACTGGCACACATATACTACATTTCTCACCTTGCGCCAGATACAATCAAGAATGCACGCGACCTCCTCGACTGCCTGGCTCGGGCGGCTCGGAAACAGACTTCCTCCTCAGACGGTCGGGGCGGTATCCCAGCTCTGCGCAGCCGGAGGGAGGTGGAGGGAGCCCCAGTGGATGTCTGTTCTGAGGGCTTGACCGGGGACGAACTGGTCCGCAAAATTCCAGTTTATGGGACTCTTCTGATACGGGACAGTCGCGGACAGGTACTCTTTAACCCGAGAGGAGTCATTTCTCCTCACACTGTCTTGAGCATCGTCAAGCCTAGATATACACACGCTGATGACCGCCGGAAGTGGCTTCCGGCATCCGCAGACAACCTACCTCGCCATGGAGCAGACATCGTTCTTGTCGAGTTAACCATGATGACGCTAAACGGAAAGGTCATCGTGGATCAGGAAATGAACCcactgcgtctgcggcggctggcgtcgCTTCCATCTCGTACAAAGGTCCATCAGGAGGAAAACTTGATGCCCGTGCTGCAGCCAGTCACAAAGGTCTTCGGCCATCTGGCTGGCCTGCTTCCCGGGAAAGTCAATAAAGCATGCAAG GGTCTTCGATacttgctgctgctgcatgctCGCGACCTAGATCTACGACCCAGGCTAGAAGATGATCTGAAAGGatcctcgcctgcggactcTGTGAAGCCGACACCCttgcgagaggcagagatgTTTCTAATCTCCGCAATAGCCTACACGGCGAATGTAGACGCGACGAAAGTCCTCCTGTGTTCCATCCGCCACTCGCCTACAACAGTTGCTTTCAG AATTGACACCGACGAATACAACGACCCCATCCAGGGCGCCAGTTCGTGGAGAGAGGCCATGAGCAGCCATTTCGCTCCAGTGCGCAGTCTCTTTGATGTCGACTTGAGCCTGCCTGCTGCGTTCACATTAGCTGCAAGCGAGCACGCGGACCCCGAGCAGACTACTGAATCAGAGACCGCGTATGAATCTGACATTCTCCTCGATTTTCTCGACCTGAAGAGTGCGCGCCAAGGTCTGACAACCGCACGAGAGAGCAGCCCTGCGACGGCCACGGCTGCTCAAGCCAGCGAGAGATTCCTTTCtccgcgcgacggccgcggcaaAAACACCGCAGACGAGGCTGACGAAAAGCCCGGAGGTGCACACTTGGACGGCAGCAAGCAATCCGCAGGCGAGACTGGAGAAGCAGGGGATCCCCACCGCGGAATCGCTGGACGGAGTCAAGGCGACCCTGGCCTTTTTCCAATCAGAATCCCGACTTGGGTCTGGTCGCTGGTCGGGGTGGGACTCTGCCTTCTGCTGGCAGTCGTCGTGGTTGTTGTGGTTCTCTTTGCCTACTACCTCCGCGACAAAAAAGCAGCGAGCCAGCTAGGCGCCGCCGATGACATCGGCGGCAGCAAACACGGGGTGCATGGCGTGGGAGCGCTCAGTCACGAGGCGCCGTACTTGTATCCCGTGCGGCTTGAGAGTTTCAACTGA
- a CDS encoding hypothetical protein (encoded by transcript BESB_024010): protein MWNCRVCSSTPFASLFGFGSSAEDDKKKKKKKGSSTGTDASYSTSENESVYTDRYTSQETFEPRSPEEIATLCRAWEYYVHPRAKEFWQTSEARMEILKKIAGGVHRDYDPVLGDDRQCVIWYGDLSEDDHLPVIRMVKPGESQESQTYVNRTLVFLYADEESFNELQEKPKKAFTMACGNPMCVNLTHIALDE from the exons ATGTGGAactgccgcgtctgcagcagcacgccCTTCGCTTCACTCTTCGGTTTCGGCTCCAGTGCGGAAGACgacaagaaaaagaagaagaagaagggaagCTCGACCGGAACGGATGCGAGCTACTCGACTTCTGAG AATGAAAGTGTCTACACAGACCGCTACACGAGTCAGGAAACCTTCGAGCCACGTAGCCCAGAAGAGATCGCAACGTTGTGCAGGGCTTGGGAGTACTACGTGCATCCCCGGGCGAAGGAGTTCTGGCAGACATCCGAGGCTCGCATGGAAATCTTGA AGAAGATCGCTGGCGGCGTCCACCGCGACTACGACCCAGTTCTGGGTGACGATCGCCAGTGCGTCATTTGGTACGGAGACCTCAGCGAAGACGACCATCTTCCTGTCATTCGAATGGTGAAGCCTGGCGAGTCTCAGGAGTCTCAGACGTACGTCAATCGCACGCTGGTCTTCCTCTACGCAG acgaggagagctTCAACGAGCTGCAGGAGAAGCCCAAAAAAGCGTTTACGATGGCGTGCGGGAATCCGATGTGCGTCAATCTCACACATATCGCGTTGGACGAGTAA